Below is a window of Humulus lupulus chromosome 2, drHumLupu1.1, whole genome shotgun sequence DNA.
GATGTGTTGTTGCCTTGCAAATTTTAGCATTTGAGACCATAGGAACTACCCACATCTATGCGAACAAAATAGGAGATCAAATCCCTAGAATAACAAATTGGCCCTACACTGAGCAACTGGCTTTTGAGAACATTTCCACCAAAGTGTTTCAGGCTCCCAATGTAAGTAATCTAAACTTAATACTCTTATGATGTTTCAAATAAATGTGTATATGTAGTGGATTACGCTATTTTGTTTGGGTATATAAAACTTCAATTTTGGTATATACTTCAGTCTACTATATTGTGTGACTAATTGAAATATAATTTGTCATTTTCAGGTTTCTTTATTTCAAATCATACCAACTGATAAAGAGACGAGGAAAAGCTACATGGTTGAATTTAGAGATGTTGAATTCAATGAGGAAATTCAAGAAGAAGTTGGACAAAGCTCGAGAAGATTCTCATTTTGCTTAAGAAGCTCTCTGATGTCAAACTTGTACTCAGCTTTAGAAGATTGTCCGACTTCTTTAATTTCCTCATTGAATTCAGCATCTCTGAATTCAACCATGTAGCTTTTCCTCATTGCTTTATCAGTTGGTATGATTTGAAATAAAGAAACTTAAAAATGACAAATTATATTTCAATTAGTCACACAATATAGTAGACTGAAGTATATACCAAAGTTGAAGTTTTATATACCAAAACAAAAATAGCATAATCTACTATATATACACATTTATTTGAAACATCATAAGAGTATTAAGTTTGGATTACTTGCATTGGGAGCCTGAAACACTTTGGTAGAAATGTTCTCAAAAGTCAGTTGCTCAGTAGATGACCAATTTGTTATTCTAGGGATTTGATCTCCTATTTTGTTCGCATAGATGTGGGTAGTTCATATGATCTCAGATGCAAAAATTTGCAAGGCAACCACACATCTATCTAAAGGATAATTCGCCTATCACTCGTCCTACTTGGTGCCTTTTTGAGCCCTTTAAAGGTGAGATCAAAGGATAGTCTCCCCCAATGATAATCAttacaaacaaaataattatcCATCATATCTATGTGTTTTTTTCAATAACTTATACTAATTggctcccaaaaaaaaaaatttcaactaAATATAACCTAGCAAAGCTTCAACAACAAATCTTCATCATAATTTATAAAAATCTCTTCCAAATGTTTTTTTATGACCAATTTATTTTCAGGAAATAACTTTGTCCAAATAGAACTCCGCTCGAATGTTATGCTTTCTATAGAAGGATCGATTTTTGTTTTCAATACCAAACTACTTCAAACCAAAACTGTATACATGGCCATTCACCATGTATTTCTATTCATCATCTCCACTCTCTGGAGTCCTAAGCACCATATGGTGTACTAGTGCATTCATGGGTGTAATCTTTAAGTCTAACAAATGTGCTAGAGAGCCTTTCTTAAAAATACTCATTAGTCTTGGacctaattttatttttatcaatTCTATAACTCCTAACTTTCCTAGAAACTGAAGAGCTTTTTTTTATTCCATTGATCTACAGGTGTAACATATTCCATTTTCTTGTACTTATGTATAAAACACATGTGTCATAAGTAAATACAAAAAACAAAGCCGGTAAGATACAAACAATGTCATGTAAATCAAACCAAAGAGAAAAGCAAGAAGAATATAAAATAAGTATACTTGAGAGCACCTATGCAAATGAAGACCTCAAAAATAACTATCATTCATTCAGTAACCTTATGAATCAAACTTTTAGATATTCATTTTCCAAACCAATTCATTCAACAAACTAAAACCTAACCGGACCAATTTAAGCATGCAAAGTTAGAATGGAGcaaaaaacaaatcaaattaaAAGTAACAACACATATATCATACCATAAGTTAAGCATCAATTATGTTGCATAAAACACATATCATAAGTTAAAAAAAGTAACTATAGAGGAAAAATCAACTCTAGAATATGGAACTATACGAGAAATGGTAGTCTTACTTACTTGATGAATAGTATTCGAGGAGATAGAGAGATCAATGATGTGTTCTTGAGTGGCTTTGCTTTTGTCTTTCAGCGATAATGGTGGTAGATGATGGAGTCGGCAAAATGGTGGTTGGAGATGACGGCAGTCGGCAATGAAAGTGGATTGAAGAGTTAGGTTTGAGAGATGAAAGCTGAAACATCAAAAGTGAATGTCTTTTGAATGGTAAGGCTATTTTGGTAATTTTCTTATTCTAAATGGTTCTATTTGGCCATTTTGCTAAAATTTTCAAATCAGGGACATTTATCTAATTACTAAGTTTGGGGCTATTATTCTCCAAGCACCAATATAAAACGACTTATCGCTCGTATTTTATGTATAACAGCTTtgcaattattattttttatcgaACGTTACTTTATAAATTTTGTAAGGATAAAGAAACCATACTTTCACAGCACATTTATTCCGCGAAGACCACTGATATTTTATAAATCAAAGCACATATCCTATTTCTTAAgtgattaatatataaagaataATGATGATAGCACAATTTATGCAATATATCCACGTTAGTAAGATAACACTTTAGTGAAGTATGCAGTACTGCACACAAGTTGTGTTTTAAGGTGCAGATGGTCGCTCCATTGATtaaaattgttctttttcatCTAACTAAAAGAGAAGAAATTTATCAAATTATAAGTCcgcctttttaaaaaaaaaattataaactgtATATCCTACATGAACTTTCTTTTATCACCCTTTTTACACTTTTACTTTATTGATTGACACATTTAACTAATAGTTTATCatatcttttaataataaaatatttcacATTAGATTAGAGTGTAAAATAAAATGTTAGGAACACTTTTCAACTCTATAATATGAAATGACAAACTGAGAAAATTTGAAACGAAAAGTTTAAAACTGCGTATAACACGAAAAGACAGTGTAAGCTGCTATGAGGCGTTAAGTTATATTCTAGAGTCATAATGTGGCATAAGATGTGCTGTAAAAGGCTTTATAGCACTTATTAATGCcaaagattaaaaaataaatcgACCTTCCAAAATTGAGTGGTATGAAAAACAAGTTGTACTTTATGTGCCCATATATGTTACTCaacataattaatatataaatattaattatatccTCAGCTCTGTTGGCTCTGTTGAGAAATTAGATCCTCATCTTGCATGATAAATCTCAAGAGGCCATTGCTATAGCTGGAGATCGTTTAACACTTACCACATTGTAACAACGGCTGCAAAGAGTTGGATGCTCTGAAAAGGAACCAACTTGAGGTGAAAAATTCCAGCACCTTTCACACTTACTGCCCTCAGCACGGGACACACCAATCCATATTTTAGTTGTCCCTTCAATCAGGCATTCTCCGCTGTGCGGAATGTTTTCAATTACTTCTTTTTTCATTGCCGGAAGGATCTCAGCCTGCATGGgtcattttaaatttaaaccaaaattagcaatggttttttttattttcaaattaaaaCTTTCTTATTTGTTTCACTACGAAAACAAGAAAATGTCACCAAGCATATATATGTGAAAGATAAATGTGACAAAAGTTATATTTCATAAGAAACTATGGGTTTCAATTGTCGTGTTTAGCATTTGCAAGTGAATACTACATACTAACTCTAGAGCTGCAAGGGAAAGAAACAACAGTCTTCAATAGTCACTAGTAGCACATTTGCTTGGATAGAAATTAACAAAGAATAAGAAATACCTGAGATGTTATGAATATGCGATGCAATGTGTCTGCATCATTGCAAGACTCACACATTTCACGCAATCTAGAGGCTAAGCTAGCATCAGAAGTATACAGATAAACTTTGGCTTCCAAACTGGAGCCAATCAACTTTTCAATACGAGCACCCTCTAAGACTTTATTCACCTCAGTCCGCAGCTGGTCAAAGTACTTATGATTAAGAACAGTAAACACAAGCAATTTTTTCTTCAACAAGGAGAGAATAAGCCATGTTCTaaatattttatattgatttcaCAGGTAAGCATGTGAGATGACCTGTAAACAATTGCCACACACAGAAAAAAAAAACCGGCGCAACAACTCTGTAATAATAGATTTCACTTTTTTCATTAGAAAAGCAAGCGTTTTTTGTTAAATGTTGTAAGCTAAAGATATCTTAGTATTCCCTCCTTCCAAAAAAATTACTGGAAAAGCTATTATTTACTCAATTTTGTAGAGAGAAACCAACAAAAATGTTGTTCCAACATTCCCAAATGATTTCTCCACAAATATATTCTTGCAAAATAGGAATATGCATTGCCACAAGGCTTTAACAAGAGTTAGATCAGTTTGTCTTGTTACCTCGAGAACCTTTCCCCAGAATTCAAACTCTTCAATAGGAAAAGAAAGCCATGTTTGATTCCAAGCTGGCCATCCTGATTCAAAAACAAATTCAGCAACAGTTCCATCCTCTTTAGTATACTGGAAGGGGAGGTTCTGCCAGACATCTTCAGCCAAATGTGGCAATATGGGAGCTATCACTTTCACAATGGAAAAGAGATGCGCCACAAGAACTGTTTGACAGCTTCTCCTTGTCAAACTTGTTGTACCCCTGTAGTATCATACTCTCTATGTTATTGCACAATACATTCATAGATAAAAATTAGCACCTCCTAGACTTAAAGCTAATATTCTTGTTGTTTTGCAGATCTCAGCACTTTTAGTAAGCACGAAAAAAAAACTGCACAAGTTAAAGTTCTCGGAAGATCAATCTTTGCATTGGAAAATCATGGTAATCTATGATCATTTACTAATCTGAAATTAACTGAATCGGTTACAAATTTGTTGATAGAGCTGAGAAAATTTACCCAACATAAAGCCGATCTTTTCCAACATCGAAATAGAAATTTGATAGGTCAACAATGACAAATCGTTGTATGACCTGGAAATAAGACAAGACAAACTATTTAGAATTGAATAAAGAAGGAAATCAATTAGTTGAATAAGGTGCCTTTCCTACTAAGGTGAGCAAAGCTTTGCTATAACAATCAAACAAAACTAGACAATTTCcatataaatattttcttttgtccAGAGATTCAATCTGCTTAGGATCAAATGTAGATCACTAAATTCATACTCCCTGCTTGTTTCTTTCCTCTTTTCAATCTTTCGCACATTTATAATAGTGGATGATTCTGCTTGAGACTGTTATGATATAAGaatttaaagatttttttttgtCAACTGATGTGACGGCGCTCCTACGAATTGGAATAATAATTTTGTTTTCCAAAAGTGGTCTTGTAACattaaacaacaaaatattattttatttcaattaCTGCTTTTCTGTTGGACTAGCAATTAGTATTTGTTTCCCTAATGAACATGCCACAGTTAATTACTCATTTTTTTTATGTTctttcatatttaaaaaagaaacatAGACTAAAGCTTGTATTCACTCTTTTCctcaattaaaatttaaaaaggcATTGCAAGTCTACTAGTTCAAATTTCATAAATTCGAGCAAAAAACCACATGTGATGTAATGTTACATCCCACATTTATACTCCTTGCATATCATTCCAACAGAATATCAAAATATTAAATGTTTTTACCTGAAAGATCTTAAAGAACTGATAGTTTTCATAGCTCTCTCTAATGTTCTTTACAACATTTTCAAGCTGAAATAGAGCATGTCGATCAATCATGGGAAGATCATGATATGGAACAGCATTATCAGCCTGCAAATAGGGCATATTTATATAAGTAAAGCAACCAATAAAGAGATGGAGCTGCAATCTACAACGATGTCACTTGAATAAAAATtagagggagggagagagagaggcaTTTTTGAAGGGTGAAATATTTTATGtgtataaatataaaatttgGACTTGGGGAACACTAAAATCTCTAATAATTGTTAATTAACATACATGCCAATCATGAAGATTTCCCAAAAGGTATCTCAATGTTCCTCGCAGCTTCCGATAAATGTCAGACATTTGGCGGAGAACTTGAGGACCGACCAGTACATCACTAGTATAATCTACACTGGAAACCCAGAGCCGTAATACATCAGCTCCATAACCAGGTGCTTCCTGCCAGCAGAGAAATAGACCATTTAGCAATACACTCACTCACAAATTGTTTTAGGGCATGGGTAAGGTGGTAAAGTGGAATGTCTTAGAATATTCAACGTTGACGAACCTTCTGGTTTTTTCCTCCTTCAATCACACTTTGTGGGTCTACAACATTGCCCAAAGATTTGCTCATTTTTAGACCTCTCTCATCCAATACAAATCCATGTGTTATAACACCAGAATATGGTGCCTTTCCTGCacaaaacaaaaatgaaaaattaaTGCAGTCTCACTGATTAATATCTTACCTTTCAGAGAGGAGAAATTTAAGACTACAAAGAATGGAACACAGGAGATTCCATATACCAATGAAAATTTTCGATTACATTGCAACTCTCTCCTTGGCTACCTAAACAAGAGGCTATAGATTACAAAGCAGCAGTCAAATCTTTTTCCAGGAGATCAAACCTGGAAATATTCTCTGCAtctaaattttagaaaaaataaaaaaaattgacaagaGTATTTACTGAAATGTAGCCTATCGTTTGACACAACATCAATGGAATATCCCGAGTGATCTTATTAGTACAAATGCCCTTAGGTGAATAAACTGAAAGAAAATATTGATATCTTTGCTTGTAAACAAAGAGGGGGAACATTGTTAATAAATATGTCCAGCTTCTACCTTTTGTAGCAATGCTTGTTAATAATGAACTCTGGAACCATCCACGATGCTGATCTGTGCCTTCAAGGTACAAGTCTGCAGGAAAACTAAGGTCCTTCCTTGTTCCCAAAACCGCAGCCCAAGAAGAAcctgaaataaatatttaaaaaattaaacaaaaccaaaatatAGAGGATCACAATATATTAGATGAAATTATGGATCATTTTCATTATGTATTTATTAGCATGCATCAAGAATCAACTGGGCAACATTTTACTGATGCAACAGACAGCTAGGGGCTGGCTGAAATATACAAATCATGATTTGGCAAAACCATTTACACAGCATGTAAGATGAGCATATTCCTTTATGTACCAAACAGCTGGTAGAAATTCACAAATTACACGAGCTTTGAGGTATTCCTCACATGGCATACAGAtgtttttcttttgaaaaaatcATTCCATAAGAAATACAAGCAGAAGGGTCAATTATGAAATCATATTAAACAATTAACATTATAAAGATACGGATGATATCGAAAGGTTTGATGAATGGCATTGGAAAATAGAGCTAAATTAGTAATTTTTAAATCTGGAGTTATGAATAATCAACAGATGTATTAAGAAAAAGACAAGACGTATGATTCGACTCATTACCTGAATCAAACCATACATCCATCGTGTCAGTCCCTTTTACATACTCTGATGCTTGATCGCGATATTTACCAGGGAGAAGATCCTCCACCTTCATGTACCACCAGGCATCACTACCCTTTTCGGCTATTATAGCTGccaattcaaataataaaaaagaataaaattaaattgaccTTCAATAGGTGCATCAAGTTTGAAGTGGGATGATAAATTGCACGGCATATCCATATGGATTATTctttgtagccatggccatcatGTGTGTGTGCTCACAAAGACAACAACAGAGCTGGGGGGTGACACAGAGAACGATATCTTGAATCAATTTAGGAGGACCCTTGCTATAACTAAATAATTCTCACACTTGATATGATCAACAGTCTCTTCATTCATCAGAGGTTCCTTTGTTTGCACGTGATAAAAGACTGGAATTGGAACACCCCATGTCCTTTGGCGTGATATACACCAATCAGACCGACTAGTAGTCATCGCAGAAATTCTGTTCTCTGCCTGAGGAAACAAAACTCATGCATACAAGAGAGCACTAGTAAACTATTTTGTAAAATTGCAAGGTACCCCCAGAAAAGAAAAGAGGAAAAACACTATGAATAAGTCAAAATGTACTAGAAGTACCTGAGAGGGAATCCATTTTACATGACCAATTGCCTCCATAGCAGCTTGGCGAAATCCTTCAACTGACGCAAACCATTGCTCAGTTGCCCTAAATATTGTGGGCTTTTTGGTTCTCCAATCATATGGATACTTGTGTGCTTCAAAATAGTAAATGGAAATGTTTAGTAACTGCCACATGATATTTATATGGTATAACCTCAAGAGTAAAAAGGAAATTGACTGGATTAGTGGTTGAAGGACTGAACCAGAATAAAAGAAGACTTACCATAAGATTCTTCCATAATAAGTGACAAATGCTCATCCAAGTATTTCACAACAGCAACATTACCATCAGCGAGTACATCAAGCCCATTGAATTGTCCGGCTTCTTCGGTGAACTTCCCATCATCGTCGACAGGGGAAAGTAATGGCAGTCCGTACTTCATGCCAGTCACATAGTCTTCCTGGCCATGTCCAGGAGCTGTATGGACCAGTCCAGTTCCTGATTCTGTAGTAATATAATCTCCTCCAATGACAACAGGACATTCTTTATTACTGATTGGATGTATATACCTGGAAAAGGAACCATACTTAGCCAATAGGTAGTTCATTTTATAAATGCTCAGTATATATAAAGGAATTTAATCATTACTCAGATTTAGGTTTATATCATTATCATCATCCGTCACCTGCAATTTTCAAGATCTGAACCCAACATAATTTTCCTGACAACAAGCTTTACACTCCATTTAGCCTCTAATGTTGACACAAGATCTGAAGCTACAATTAGAAAAGGCTTCTTTTCCTCCTTCAGAACATTTCCAAGCTGTCGATTTTTATTTCCAGCAGATAAGACATCTTCTGAGAGTGATTGTACTTCAACTATGGCATATTGAAGCTTGGCATTCACAGCAACAGCTGAAAATTTTGAGAGAAACGAGAAATTGTTAAATTATAAAGAAGATGGATCGCTTCCAGCAAGAAAACGGAATAAAAAATAAGCAAAAATAATGACAAGCAAGCATTGACCCAAAGAAGAATATGAGGAACAGCAAGCttgattataataatataaacataCTTATGTTTGATGTGTACTGGTGAATAACTATTCATATCTTTCTATATAAAGATCAAATATGGTTTTACTTAATATTTGTCTATTCACCTTTCCTATCAGAGAGAAAGGATAATAGACCCACGAAAATTGATAGAGCTTTTCCAGGCATTAACCAGCAATTACATGTTATAAGTGACAAAAATATACCCACCAGCATTGGCTGGAACAGTCCAGGGAGTTGTAGTCCATATAGCCAAGCATAAATCTGGGAAATAGTCCTTTAATAAGCCACCAGAAGCTGGAGGTGCACTAACCATTCTGAAAATAGCATATATGCTTCTTGAAACATGCCCTTCTGGATACTGCGCAACAAAATTTTGAGTTAAAAGTATTAAACTAGAGTAACATAAGATTTAACATGAGCATAGGCCTAAAACAACTACACTATAGAACTTGAATAATTCATAAAATAGCACATTATTACTAAAGATGGGAGAGGAATGTTTTATTCCCATATTTTagtttgtgtgtgtgtgtacaTAGAGAGGAAAAAAAACTCTACTCGAgatgattaattatattttatcaaTTTACTGGAAACCTAGAAATATATCTTAAGTTACCATTTAGATGATGAAAGAGGTTTGAAAGATTACTTAGGAAAGGGTATTTTGAGGGAAAATATAAGAAAGCACTAATATATCTTGCTAGATAATGGTCTCTCCTGAATACAACACGCTCATGGAAGTGTCCAAATcagataaatcaaaatttaaatgttggattaagaaaaaggaaaaatacCTCTAACTCAGCCTCTGCAAGAGCAGTTCGTGATGAGGGACTCCAGTGAACTGGTTTCCTACCTCTATAAATATAACCTTGGATTGCCATTTGGCCAAACACTTCAATCTACCAGTTTATACAACATTCATGAAACAAAAAATATCAGAAAACTACAAATAAGATAAAACAAATTTACATGAAAGATACATAGATTGAAACTGAGTACAATGCTAACTGAGGAACCAAATGCAACTTTTATAGCAAcatttatttaaagaaataaatCCAATTTTAGTTACAGATAATCTATCCTCTATGGTTTCTCCAATAGAGGGATTTGTACAAAGGCAACAATTAACCCAGAGTTATAAAGATGTGCATAAGTCACATGATTGGTGCAGTAATAGCTACCTGAGCAGCTTCATATTCTGGATCAAGAGTTAGATATGGATTATCCCAGTCTGCCCACACTCCATAACGCTGCAACAGCAAATAGTTCTTGATTGCTTTAGGAACATCCAAAACACCCCACTTATTTAAAAGTAAAATTAGACTTATCTAAATTTAGAATATAACTTTTAATCTAATTTATAAATCATACATGAGAGGTTATAAAATTCATCTGGCAATAAATTCATGTAGCAAATAGTTCAGATCCAAACTAAAAAACAACTAAATGAGAGACAATAAAGGAGATGTTACCTTAAATGAAGTCATTTGAGTTTTGACAGTTGCTTTGGCAAATTTAGCTGCCTTGGCTCTTAATTTTACTGGTGTGAGATCCTTTCTAGTATTTTCATCCAGTGACTGCAAAACTAATAATTAAAATGATGACCCACATATGTATTAGGACTTTCCTTAATCTCCACAAAATATACCACAGGAAGTTTGGTACTTTTATTCAAAAAGAGAGTTAAAATGGAAGAAGTGATCCTTAGGATATATGTCATCATGCCACGGTAGTAAGAGAAAGTTGCAAAATACACTTGCCTTTCAACTCGATTGGTAAGCCATGACAATCCCAACCAGGTATATAATAAACTTTATAGTTTTGAAGAAGCTGCCAtcaagagaagaaagaaaaaaaggatgAATTCATTTGTTATTGTGAGTACCATAAACATTTGATAATAAACTAAATTAACTCAAGGATTAGATCTTGACTTCTCAAAGTCAAATATGTTAGTATCATACTTGTATTGAAGGACACAAGGCGGTGTGACAAAAGCATGAGAAAGATTAATAAAGAGGCTAAACAATAATATGTAGTGAAACATAAAAGTAATAGCAGGTTTACCTTATAGCGGTTGATCATatccttcaaaatcttgttcagaGCATGTCCCATGTGAAGGTCACCATTGGCATATGGAGGACCATCATGAAGAATAAAATTTGCCTGaacatgtaaaaaaaaatggtCAGAAAACAAGTCACACAACAAAACATTAATGAAACCAAGGAAAACTTAAAAACTCACCCCTGAATTTTTATCAACAACTCTCTTGAACACTTGATTGTCATCCCAAATTTTCTGAATTTCAGGCTCCCTAACCAAAGAGTTTGCTCTCATGCCAAAAGTTGTCTTAGGCAGATCAACTGTGTGCTTGTATTTTCCATCTTCCTGCTTTGCGCCTAGACAATCAAATTGACCCATACA
It encodes the following:
- the LOC133819406 gene encoding isoleucine--tRNA ligase, chloroplastic/mitochondrial, with product MSFFKSFATNSPAFKPREASMAVLYTSPSRVLSQRTRSSFRRTSDGLFHLKGSSSIKVFTLFNTTNYSTYSSDEFPSSKRRARGPVMAAKKAAEGAKQEDGKYKHTVDLPKTTFGMRANSLVREPEIQKIWDDNQVFKRVVDKNSGANFILHDGPPYANGDLHMGHALNKILKDMINRYKLLQNYKVYYIPGWDCHGLPIELKVLQSLDENTRKDLTPVKLRAKAAKFAKATVKTQMTSFKRYGVWADWDNPYLTLDPEYEAAQIEVFGQMAIQGYIYRGRKPVHWSPSSRTALAEAELEYPEGHVSRSIYAIFRMVSAPPASGGLLKDYFPDLCLAIWTTTPWTVPANAAVAVNAKLQYAIVEVQSLSEDVLSAGNKNRQLGNVLKEEKKPFLIVASDLVSTLEAKWSVKLVVRKIMLGSDLENCRYIHPISNKECPVVIGGDYITTESGTGLVHTAPGHGQEDYVTGMKYGLPLLSPVDDDGKFTEEAGQFNGLDVLADGNVAVVKYLDEHLSLIMEESYAHKYPYDWRTKKPTIFRATEQWFASVEGFRQAAMEAIGHVKWIPSQAENRISAMTTSRSDWCISRQRTWGVPIPVFYHVQTKEPLMNEETVDHIKSIIAEKGSDAWWYMKVEDLLPGKYRDQASEYVKGTDTMDVWFDSGSSWAAVLGTRKDLSFPADLYLEGTDQHRGWFQSSLLTSIATKGKAPYSGVITHGFVLDERGLKMSKSLGNVVDPQSVIEGGKNQKEAPGYGADVLRLWVSSVDYTSDVLVGPQVLRQMSDIYRKLRGTLRYLLGNLHDWHADNAVPYHDLPMIDRHALFQLENVVKNIRESYENYQFFKIFQVIQRFVIVDLSNFYFDVGKDRLYVGGTTSLTRRSCQTVLVAHLFSIVKVIAPILPHLAEDVWQNLPFQYTKEDGTVAEFVFESGWPAWNQTWLSFPIEEFEFWGKVLELRTEVNKVLEGARIEKLIGSSLEAKVYLYTSDASLASRLREMCESCNDADTLHRIFITSQAEILPAMKKEVIENIPHSGECLIEGTTKIWIGVSRAEGSKCERCWNFSPQVGSFSEHPTLCSRCYNVVSVKRSPAIAMAS